The Brevibacillus brevis genome contains a region encoding:
- a CDS encoding CitMHS family transporter, with product MLALLGFLMVAVFMYLIMSRRLSALVALIVVPVVFALISGFGTEIGDMMLAGIKKIAPTGIMLLFAILYFGVMMDAGLFDPLIKKIVKIVKGDPLKVIVGTAILATLVALDGDGTTTYMITVTAMLPLYRKLGIKPMILAVVPMLALGVMNMTPWGGPTARVMSVLHLDVSEIFVPVIPAMIGGIAWVIIVACILGKQERKRLGIIEIPDEDLQSLAGQEVAAADETAALKRPRLIWFNLLLTAALMVGLITSFLPLPTMFMLAFAIALFMNYPKMQDQKERIAAHAANALATVSMVFAAGIFTGILTETKMIDAMASTLVSWIPDSLGSHMPLLVALTSMPFTYFMSNDAYYFGIVPILANAAAAYGIDPAEIGRASILGQPLHVLSPLFAAQYLLIGMVGVDYAETQKFILKWAFGTSIVMIALALLTGVISF from the coding sequence ATGCTGGCATTACTCGGATTTCTCATGGTAGCCGTTTTCATGTATTTGATTATGTCGAGACGGCTTTCGGCATTAGTTGCTTTGATTGTTGTTCCTGTTGTTTTTGCGTTGATTAGCGGATTTGGTACAGAAATTGGCGACATGATGCTTGCAGGCATCAAGAAAATTGCGCCGACGGGAATTATGCTGTTGTTCGCCATTCTGTACTTTGGAGTCATGATGGATGCAGGTCTGTTTGATCCATTAATTAAGAAAATCGTGAAAATTGTAAAGGGTGACCCGCTGAAGGTTATTGTAGGTACAGCGATTCTCGCTACCTTGGTCGCACTGGATGGAGATGGAACCACGACGTATATGATAACGGTTACTGCGATGCTGCCTTTGTATCGCAAGCTGGGAATCAAACCGATGATTTTGGCAGTCGTGCCGATGCTCGCACTCGGTGTCATGAACATGACGCCTTGGGGTGGACCGACAGCACGTGTTATGAGTGTACTCCATCTGGATGTTTCCGAGATTTTCGTCCCTGTTATTCCTGCGATGATTGGCGGAATTGCATGGGTGATAATCGTAGCCTGTATTCTGGGCAAACAAGAGCGCAAGCGTTTGGGAATTATTGAGATTCCAGATGAAGATTTGCAATCGCTTGCAGGACAAGAAGTAGCGGCGGCAGATGAGACTGCTGCATTGAAACGTCCACGTTTGATCTGGTTCAATCTGTTGTTGACCGCAGCCCTGATGGTCGGTCTGATTACGAGCTTCTTGCCATTGCCGACGATGTTCATGCTCGCTTTTGCTATTGCCCTGTTTATGAACTACCCGAAAATGCAAGATCAGAAAGAGCGGATTGCAGCCCACGCAGCTAATGCACTGGCTACAGTGTCCATGGTTTTCGCTGCGGGAATCTTTACAGGCATCCTGACTGAAACAAAGATGATCGATGCGATGGCGAGCACACTCGTTTCCTGGATTCCGGATTCACTTGGTTCCCATATGCCTCTACTCGTAGCGCTGACAAGCATGCCATTCACGTATTTCATGTCGAACGATGCGTATTACTTCGGGATCGTTCCAATCCTGGCGAATGCAGCAGCCGCTTACGGAATCGATCCGGCGGAAATTGGTCGCGCTTCCATCCTGGGTCAACCGCTGCACGTACTCAGCCCGTTGTTTGCAGCACAGTACTTGCTGATCGGAATGGTTGGGGTCGATTACGCGGAAACCCAAAAGTTCATTCTGAAATGGGCATTTGGAACATCGATCGTGATGATTGCGCTTGCTCTTCTTACCGGAGTCATCTCATTCTAG
- a CDS encoding AAA family ATPase: MVYLRTIKLLRENFPNTKEYPFHLPSLRKLEAIELESSVTFFVGENGSGKSTLLESIAYQCGFHTAGGSRNNFYEVHRSEASLGDYIRLSWLPKITNGFFLRAESFYQFASHIDQMGSESYKNYGGRSLHEQSHGESFFALFANRFNGRGIYLLDEPEAALSPKRQIAFLYVMRDLVEEGAQFIIATHSPILLGYPGATILNFDESPVQEVNYRDTEHYQLTRRFLEKPETFLNEK; the protein is encoded by the coding sequence ATGGTTTACTTACGAACGATCAAGCTGCTGCGAGAAAACTTTCCTAATACGAAAGAATATCCGTTTCACTTGCCCTCCTTGCGCAAGTTGGAAGCGATCGAGCTTGAGAGCAGTGTCACTTTTTTTGTAGGAGAGAATGGATCAGGTAAATCGACATTATTGGAGTCCATTGCCTATCAATGTGGTTTTCACACGGCTGGAGGATCGCGGAATAATTTTTATGAGGTGCATCGCTCGGAGGCGAGCTTGGGTGACTACATACGTCTTTCCTGGCTGCCCAAAATAACGAATGGCTTTTTCTTGCGGGCTGAGAGCTTTTATCAGTTTGCCAGCCATATTGATCAGATGGGCTCTGAAAGCTATAAAAACTACGGCGGTCGCTCACTGCATGAGCAGTCGCACGGAGAATCTTTTTTCGCGCTGTTTGCCAATCGCTTCAACGGCAGGGGAATCTACCTGCTGGATGAGCCAGAGGCTGCTCTTTCACCGAAGCGTCAGATCGCTTTTTTGTACGTGATGCGCGATTTGGTGGAAGAAGGAGCACAATTTATCATTGCGACGCACTCGCCGATTCTATTGGGCTATCCCGGTGCGACCATTCTCAATTTTGACGAATCGCCTGTACAAGAGGTGAATTATCGCGATACAGAGCATTATCAATTGACGCGCAGGTTCCTCGAGAAACCTGAAACTTTTCTAAACGAAAAATAA
- a CDS encoding RNA polymerase sigma factor SigX, whose amino-acid sequence MNEAVEAFVNGTQEGGIPVEVQANLVMNHARVEDHADSFQELFTTYYPFVVRQIMRIVKDQQTAEDIAQDVFLSFYHTDRSEIEHIPAWLSKSALYAAYNYLRSEKRRYARQERSASEQEHVSPSTEEMWLAKESQSIVRDVLEELDERERTLLVMKYSGFPYAELAKATGTQISSVGTLLARAKSKFRTIYGRIRGEEE is encoded by the coding sequence ATGAACGAAGCAGTAGAGGCATTCGTCAATGGCACGCAGGAAGGAGGAATTCCAGTGGAGGTGCAAGCAAACCTGGTGATGAACCATGCTCGAGTAGAGGATCATGCAGATTCCTTTCAAGAATTGTTTACGACCTATTATCCGTTTGTGGTCCGACAGATCATGCGAATTGTGAAAGATCAACAAACGGCAGAAGATATTGCACAGGATGTATTTCTCTCCTTTTACCATACGGATCGCTCGGAGATTGAACATATCCCGGCATGGCTGTCCAAGTCCGCGCTCTACGCAGCGTACAATTATCTTCGTTCAGAAAAACGCAGGTATGCAAGACAAGAGCGAAGTGCGTCCGAGCAAGAGCACGTCAGTCCTTCTACAGAAGAGATGTGGCTTGCAAAAGAGTCCCAGAGTATCGTCCGCGATGTGCTAGAGGAGCTAGACGAGCGGGAACGAACCTTGCTGGTCATGAAATATTCCGGATTTCCATATGCGGAGTTGGCGAAAGCGACTGGCACGCAGATCAGCTCGGTGGGAACACTCCTCGCGAGAGCGAAAAGTAAATTTCGTACCATCTATGGCCGGATAAGGGGGGAAGAGGAATGA
- a CDS encoding ATP-binding protein: MRFHSKLMLIICSLLFGVIVILGTMFEQMLAGVLEHEIGTRALHTAKTVAQMSEIKQAFDAEDPAKIINPIVEKIRVDTNAAFITVGNLQSIRYSHPEPEQIGKKMVGGDNEAVFEGQSIISETVGSLGPGLRGKTPIYDEEGKVMGVVSVGFLFEDINETIESYRNRIFVIGIVTLLLGVVATLILSQNVKKAIFGLEPEQIGRLYQENQAVLESIREGIVAVNKEGSITLANQTALHMLGQAKDKDSIMDKQDELVRSLGLHEVIQTGKAEFDRETNVDEHVLVVNRVPIMDKERHVMGAVASFRNRSELFEVTQELSRVKEYAEVLRSQTHEYSNKLHLISGLIQLESYQEAIETISSELNVHVHNTTFIMQEVPDPLIGGLLLGKLNQANERKVELKIDPESNFRDIPASIDRSQLIVILGNLIDNAMDAVKAPGAFAPEITIFLLNVEEVLLIEVEDRGPGISEENAERIFELGFSTKSQPNHGYGLHLVKQAVLHVHGNITHTGNPAGGTIFTVTIPKDARTAERKEAVKGDTGTHY, from the coding sequence GTGCGTTTTCACAGCAAGCTGATGTTGATTATTTGCTCGCTCCTATTTGGTGTGATTGTCATACTCGGTACGATGTTTGAACAGATGCTGGCGGGCGTATTGGAGCATGAGATCGGGACGCGAGCGCTGCATACCGCCAAGACCGTCGCGCAAATGTCCGAGATCAAACAGGCATTTGACGCAGAAGATCCTGCCAAGATTATCAATCCAATCGTGGAAAAAATACGCGTGGACACGAATGCGGCATTTATAACAGTAGGAAATTTGCAAAGCATCCGCTATTCACATCCTGAACCAGAGCAGATTGGCAAAAAGATGGTGGGAGGCGACAATGAGGCAGTATTTGAGGGGCAATCCATCATCTCTGAGACAGTCGGCTCGCTAGGCCCCGGACTCAGAGGAAAGACTCCGATCTATGATGAGGAAGGAAAGGTGATGGGAGTCGTTTCTGTCGGCTTTTTGTTTGAGGATATAAATGAAACGATCGAATCGTATCGCAATCGAATCTTCGTCATCGGTATCGTCACCTTGCTCTTGGGTGTGGTGGCTACACTCATTCTTTCACAGAATGTAAAGAAAGCCATATTTGGTTTGGAGCCAGAACAGATCGGGCGATTGTATCAGGAAAATCAAGCTGTGCTGGAATCGATTCGCGAAGGCATCGTGGCGGTCAACAAGGAAGGGTCGATCACGCTCGCGAATCAGACCGCCCTCCATATGCTGGGGCAAGCGAAGGATAAAGACAGTATCATGGACAAACAGGACGAGCTGGTTCGTTCGCTGGGCCTTCATGAGGTGATTCAGACAGGGAAAGCCGAATTTGACCGCGAAACGAATGTGGACGAGCACGTATTAGTCGTGAACCGCGTCCCGATTATGGATAAGGAGCGCCATGTTATGGGTGCTGTAGCGAGCTTTCGCAATCGGTCCGAGCTGTTCGAGGTCACACAGGAGCTGTCACGGGTGAAGGAGTACGCGGAAGTCCTTCGTTCCCAGACGCACGAGTATTCCAACAAGCTGCATCTCATATCAGGACTTATCCAGCTCGAATCGTATCAGGAAGCCATTGAAACGATTTCTTCTGAGTTAAATGTGCATGTCCACAATACGACGTTTATTATGCAAGAAGTCCCCGACCCACTGATAGGTGGCTTGCTGCTCGGGAAGCTGAATCAAGCCAACGAACGCAAAGTGGAATTAAAGATTGATCCGGAAAGCAACTTCCGTGACATTCCTGCCTCGATCGATCGCTCACAGCTGATTGTCATTCTCGGCAATTTGATAGATAATGCGATGGACGCTGTAAAAGCTCCAGGGGCATTTGCACCAGAAATTACGATCTTTTTGCTCAATGTGGAAGAGGTCTTGCTCATAGAGGTAGAGGACCGCGGACCAGGCATCTCCGAAGAGAATGCTGAACGAATCTTTGAGCTGGGCTTCTCTACGAAATCACAACCCAATCATGGCTACGGCTTACATTTAGTCAAACAAGCTGTCTTACACGTACACGGAAACATTACGCATACGGGAAATCCGGCGGGAGGAACGATTTTTACCGTGACGATACCAAAAGATGCACGCACGGCAGAACGGAAGGAGGCCGTTAAAGGTGATACGGGTACTCATTATTGA
- a CDS encoding ABC transporter permease subunit, with amino-acid sequence MWPIIKITYREMISKRIFTITLIMSLAFLLLFGLATGYAIKEMKESFGNAGPDAVLQKNFFSTQLLGMGLYFGSVITALLAILSSVGSIASEIESHQIDTWLARALPRYKYVLGKFFGLASMLGLYGLLMFFGLLAINQWVGGGAVAVQVGGDQILKAAAFFVGMPIILVCVAMFLSSMTTTVTGGIILIILYGISFIGGFIEQLGVAFSNSSLTNIGIISSLVFPTDSLFRQMTISLFDTADDPLSFASQGIFGTTSPPSTTMLIYTIFYGIVALGLSIRVFQKRDL; translated from the coding sequence ATGTGGCCGATCATCAAAATCACGTATAGAGAAATGATCTCCAAGCGTATTTTCACGATTACGCTGATCATGTCGCTGGCCTTCCTGCTGCTGTTTGGACTGGCAACCGGCTATGCGATTAAGGAAATGAAGGAATCGTTCGGAAACGCAGGTCCAGATGCAGTGCTACAAAAAAACTTCTTTTCCACGCAGCTCTTGGGGATGGGCTTGTACTTTGGCTCCGTCATTACGGCACTCTTGGCGATTTTGAGTAGTGTTGGGAGCATCGCATCTGAAATCGAGAGCCACCAAATCGACACGTGGCTGGCCCGCGCACTTCCTCGCTACAAATATGTATTGGGGAAATTTTTCGGGTTGGCAAGTATGTTGGGGCTGTACGGACTCCTGATGTTCTTCGGACTTTTGGCGATCAACCAATGGGTGGGCGGAGGTGCGGTGGCTGTTCAGGTAGGAGGAGACCAAATCCTGAAAGCAGCCGCTTTCTTCGTAGGTATGCCGATCATTCTTGTCTGTGTAGCCATGTTCTTGAGCAGTATGACTACAACAGTAACAGGCGGGATTATCCTGATCATTCTGTACGGAATCAGCTTCATTGGTGGCTTTATCGAGCAGCTTGGTGTTGCCTTTAGCAACAGTTCACTCACGAACATCGGGATTATTTCCAGTCTGGTATTTCCAACCGATTCGCTATTTAGGCAAATGACGATCTCGCTATTTGATACAGCTGACGATCCGCTGTCCTTTGCTTCGCAAGGAATTTTCGGTACGACTTCTCCTCCGAGTACTACCATGCTCATCTATACCATTTTCTATGGCATCGTGGCATTGGGGCTGTCCATTCGGGTGTTTCAAAAGAGAGATTTATAA
- a CDS encoding C40 family peptidase, translated as MKLHKALIGIVMGVVMGVTAIVAPLPQEQNVAEAAWSQSRADKVIATGRKYLGTPYKFGASSNTTAVFDCSSFTQRVFKVAVGKSLPRSSRDQAKKGTSVSKANLKKGDLVFFKASTTTTSKRITHVAIYAGNNKLLHTYGKPGVTYSTFKGTSWEKRFVSARRVL; from the coding sequence ATGAAATTACATAAAGCCCTCATCGGAATCGTAATGGGAGTAGTAATGGGAGTCACAGCGATTGTCGCTCCACTGCCGCAAGAGCAAAATGTAGCCGAGGCTGCATGGTCGCAATCCAGGGCGGACAAGGTCATTGCCACGGGAAGAAAGTATCTGGGTACTCCTTATAAATTCGGCGCGAGCAGTAATACCACAGCCGTATTTGATTGCTCTTCCTTTACACAGCGCGTATTTAAAGTTGCAGTCGGCAAGAGCTTGCCGCGCTCTTCTCGCGATCAAGCCAAGAAAGGAACGAGTGTGTCCAAGGCCAACCTGAAAAAGGGAGACTTGGTGTTCTTTAAGGCGAGTACGACGACGACGTCCAAACGGATTACACACGTGGCGATTTATGCAGGCAACAATAAACTCTTACATACATATGGAAAACCAGGAGTGACGTATTCGACCTTTAAAGGCACGTCCTGGGAGAAGCGCTTCGTTTCGGCACGGCGAGTCTTGTAA
- a CDS encoding L,D-transpeptidase family protein gives MDKVSFLQEKSTFHMKYPDQSDLAFYRWYTTQYPNEAIGWFHLGQEREAQGNSEQALEAYRRGLVSKQGSYYNETRDAYQRLLRERQRNSLGNRTRLLLASLLFLYFQFAFSPGPLRDASSKTPQTAKQPVPTPAQTQPHVEVIAVPPTLSARELSEQVRRYVESRRPALTQPFTVMVVPEVPGSPLFRPLLFYQPREVRGILRYNPASRTVLSEKWWDKPVQLEREPTLAIGKAELTDEQLTLQHVLILRNALYRYYQQTGTLPAQLSDLAGAYPGNYLPQIPVPPKRLLLKSYPYHPKAFLPESAWDSLRNVLPLPGYPEPVVPFEPLQLHLSTSTHTMKLISGSHLVRSYPVAIGKNGSTPEGYYTIQQKINQPRGHDNIYGTRGMVFQENGYAIHGTNHPESIGSSVSLGCVRLYNAAVEELYTFVSLGTEFIISNAPSSAQPWSNPVPFVLPAGPEEETPQVIYNWLH, from the coding sequence GTGGACAAGGTTTCCTTTCTTCAGGAAAAAAGTACATTTCATATGAAATATCCGGATCAGAGCGACCTCGCCTTTTACCGGTGGTATACGACTCAATATCCAAACGAGGCCATCGGCTGGTTTCACCTTGGCCAAGAACGAGAAGCACAAGGAAACTCGGAACAGGCTCTCGAAGCGTACAGGCGTGGTCTCGTATCCAAGCAAGGCTCGTACTACAACGAGACCCGTGACGCTTATCAACGACTGCTGCGGGAGCGACAACGCAATTCCTTGGGCAATCGAACGCGTTTACTCTTGGCTTCGCTCTTGTTTCTCTATTTTCAATTCGCTTTTTCGCCCGGACCGTTGAGAGATGCGTCCTCCAAGACACCGCAGACTGCCAAACAGCCCGTACCGACACCTGCTCAAACCCAGCCACATGTCGAGGTCATTGCAGTCCCTCCTACACTCAGTGCCCGTGAGCTATCTGAACAGGTCCGGCGCTATGTAGAGTCCCGGCGTCCTGCCCTTACGCAGCCTTTTACCGTGATGGTTGTCCCAGAAGTACCTGGTTCGCCGTTGTTCCGTCCCTTGCTGTTTTATCAGCCGCGTGAAGTCCGAGGCATCTTGCGTTACAATCCGGCGAGTCGGACTGTTCTCAGCGAAAAATGGTGGGATAAACCGGTGCAGTTGGAACGAGAACCGACACTTGCCATAGGTAAGGCAGAACTCACGGATGAGCAGCTAACCCTCCAGCATGTACTGATCTTGCGAAACGCCTTGTACCGCTATTATCAGCAAACGGGTACGCTGCCTGCCCAGCTGTCTGATCTGGCTGGCGCTTATCCAGGCAATTATTTGCCGCAAATTCCCGTACCGCCAAAGAGACTTTTGTTAAAAAGCTATCCGTATCATCCCAAAGCCTTCTTGCCAGAGTCCGCATGGGACAGCTTGCGCAATGTGCTGCCGCTTCCCGGTTATCCGGAGCCAGTGGTGCCTTTCGAACCGTTACAGCTTCACTTGTCTACCTCGACACATACGATGAAGCTCATCAGCGGTTCCCATCTGGTACGCAGCTATCCCGTCGCCATAGGCAAAAACGGTTCTACACCCGAAGGCTACTATACCATTCAACAAAAAATCAATCAGCCCCGCGGACATGACAATATTTATGGAACGAGAGGCATGGTCTTTCAGGAGAACGGGTATGCCATCCACGGGACAAACCATCCCGAGAGCATCGGCTCATCTGTTTCGCTCGGATGTGTTCGCTTGTACAATGCCGCTGTTGAGGAGCTGTACACCTTTGTTTCATTGGGGACAGAATTCATCATCTCCAATGCCCCCTCTTCTGCCCAGCCTTGGAGCAACCCTGTTCCATTCGTTCTCCCTGCTGGTCCTGAGGAAGAGACGCCACAAGTCATTTACAATTGGCTCCATTGA
- a CDS encoding anti-sigma factor family protein gives MKCADTGFVQAFLDGECSSKESEQFLLHLEYCGTCRTQLDELSALDSWTREKMEHAFSETNDVNVNTEVAWQRFSQTIEKPTNAYAQDRQAITNRATIRRSWSQMNKQTKRWVTGASAAAVLAVSLSFPQVQAAANDFLSIFRMDKVEFVKVTQEDMQELEQWIANGNWGETELPGIGKIWMDKNDQEKLEERSYYYNNKESAEKAGVKLPQLPKDATVDSVNIQSPFTMHMEIDADRANKLLAQLQVEARFDEKLSGKRFSLKIPQMQQVWMIVGKENIGYSVIDAPELSAPEGVDLAQLRETLLALPFIPDQVKKQMISIEDWQHTLPVPYMADGESKMKEVKVNGHNGMLITGKYNSHLMWQQDGQIHMLEGSEKNADGLLDFANQLK, from the coding sequence ATGAAATGTGCCGATACAGGCTTTGTCCAGGCGTTCTTGGACGGTGAGTGCAGTTCAAAAGAAAGTGAGCAATTCCTGCTTCATCTGGAGTACTGTGGAACCTGTCGTACACAGCTGGATGAACTATCCGCGTTGGATAGCTGGACGCGTGAGAAGATGGAGCATGCTTTTTCCGAGACAAACGATGTGAATGTCAATACGGAAGTAGCGTGGCAGCGTTTTTCGCAAACAATCGAGAAACCGACGAACGCATATGCACAAGATCGACAAGCGATAACCAATCGAGCAACAATCAGAAGGAGCTGGAGTCAGATGAACAAGCAAACAAAAAGATGGGTGACAGGTGCTTCGGCAGCAGCAGTATTGGCTGTGTCCCTGTCTTTCCCCCAAGTACAAGCAGCAGCGAACGATTTTCTGTCCATTTTCCGCATGGATAAAGTTGAATTCGTCAAAGTGACGCAAGAAGATATGCAAGAGCTGGAACAATGGATCGCAAACGGCAATTGGGGCGAGACGGAACTGCCTGGGATCGGAAAAATCTGGATGGATAAAAACGATCAAGAGAAACTTGAGGAAAGAAGCTATTATTACAACAACAAGGAATCCGCTGAAAAGGCTGGCGTGAAGCTGCCACAGCTGCCGAAGGACGCCACGGTGGATAGTGTAAACATCCAATCTCCTTTTACCATGCACATGGAGATCGATGCCGATCGTGCAAACAAGCTACTGGCACAATTGCAGGTAGAGGCGCGCTTTGATGAAAAGCTGAGTGGCAAACGCTTCTCCTTGAAGATTCCACAGATGCAGCAGGTCTGGATGATTGTCGGAAAAGAAAATATTGGCTACTCTGTCATAGACGCTCCTGAGCTAAGCGCACCAGAGGGAGTCGATCTGGCACAGCTTCGCGAGACACTCTTGGCCCTGCCGTTCATTCCAGATCAAGTGAAAAAGCAGATGATTAGCATCGAAGACTGGCAGCATACACTCCCTGTACCATACATGGCAGACGGCGAGAGCAAGATGAAGGAAGTAAAAGTGAATGGTCATAACGGAATGCTGATCACAGGTAAATACAATTCGCATCTGATGTGGCAGCAGGATGGACAGATTCACATGCTGGAAGGCAGCGAAAAGAACGCTGACGGGCTGTTGGATTTTGCAAATCAGCTGAAATAA
- the trmB gene encoding tRNA (guanosine(46)-N7)-methyltransferase TrmB — translation MRLRNIPGAEAALREYPTFVDNPLSYKGNWKERFGNNNPIHVEIGCGKGRFINTLAERHPDINFIAVELKAEVVLRAVQRTEYKAVPNLAFVQYDASKLTDLFADHEISRIYLNFSDPWPKTRHAKRRLTYKSFLNTYRQVLVADGEIHMKTDNENLFEFSLNQFAAERFQMRNITFDLHQSKLAADNVMTEYEERFSSRGQRIYRVEASCVIK, via the coding sequence ATGCGACTGCGTAACATTCCAGGTGCCGAAGCGGCCCTGAGAGAATATCCGACGTTTGTAGACAATCCCCTTTCCTATAAAGGAAATTGGAAGGAACGCTTCGGGAATAACAACCCGATTCATGTGGAGATCGGCTGTGGAAAAGGACGTTTCATTAATACATTGGCCGAGCGTCACCCTGACATCAATTTCATTGCGGTTGAACTGAAGGCGGAGGTCGTTCTGCGTGCGGTCCAGCGTACGGAGTACAAAGCTGTTCCGAATCTGGCCTTTGTCCAATACGACGCTTCCAAGTTGACCGACTTGTTTGCCGATCATGAAATTTCTCGCATCTATCTGAACTTTAGTGATCCGTGGCCAAAAACCCGTCACGCCAAGCGCCGTCTTACTTACAAAAGCTTCTTGAACACCTATCGTCAGGTACTTGTGGCAGACGGCGAGATTCATATGAAGACAGACAACGAGAACCTTTTTGAGTTTTCACTCAACCAATTCGCTGCGGAGCGCTTCCAGATGCGCAATATCACCTTTGACCTGCACCAGTCCAAGCTAGCGGCAGATAATGTGATGACGGAGTACGAGGAGCGCTTTTCTTCTCGCGGGCAGCGTATTTATCGGGTGGAAGCGAGCTGTGTGATTAAGTAG
- a CDS encoding ABC transporter ATP-binding protein, which translates to MSDYVIETWELTKQYNGKAGCKNITLQVPRGSVFGFLGQNGAGKSTFVRTMLGLLHPTNGKAVMLGQPIGSVESRKKVGYLPELFRYPDWLTGQQLLEHHAELCGLTHRESKSVIKNVVELVGMAGRERERIRGYSKGMQQRIGIACALLSDPELIFLDEPTSALDPIGRKEVRELIARLRDQGKTVFLNSHLLSEMESVCNYVGIIHRSELVVQGDWRKLSTVQPQIELTVDKDSAGFHNELPSFVTESRLVRQEENRDTWLMTLDQDNRVPALLQQLIASGAGVHEVVRKQQSLEDVFLYWVKRKEGERHVADHQNHV; encoded by the coding sequence ATGTCAGATTATGTGATAGAGACCTGGGAGTTGACCAAGCAATATAACGGGAAAGCCGGCTGCAAAAATATTACGCTACAAGTACCGCGCGGCTCCGTATTTGGTTTCCTCGGTCAAAATGGAGCGGGTAAAAGTACCTTTGTCAGGACGATGCTCGGGTTATTGCACCCAACGAATGGCAAAGCAGTCATGCTTGGGCAGCCGATTGGCAGTGTAGAATCACGAAAAAAGGTAGGATACTTGCCAGAGCTGTTTCGCTATCCGGATTGGTTGACGGGCCAGCAGCTCTTGGAGCATCATGCCGAGTTGTGTGGATTAACACATCGAGAGAGCAAATCCGTGATAAAAAACGTCGTTGAGCTGGTCGGAATGGCTGGACGTGAGCGTGAACGCATCCGGGGCTATTCCAAAGGCATGCAGCAGCGAATTGGGATTGCCTGCGCCCTCTTATCCGATCCAGAGCTGATCTTCCTCGATGAGCCGACCTCCGCACTGGACCCAATCGGGCGAAAGGAAGTACGTGAGCTGATCGCACGGCTGCGTGACCAAGGAAAGACGGTTTTTCTCAACAGTCATCTACTGAGTGAAATGGAGAGTGTGTGCAACTACGTCGGGATCATTCACCGTAGTGAGCTGGTCGTACAAGGCGACTGGCGCAAGCTGAGCACCGTCCAACCACAAATTGAATTGACAGTGGACAAGGATAGCGCAGGCTTTCATAACGAGCTTCCTTCCTTCGTCACAGAGAGTCGTCTCGTAAGACAAGAGGAAAACCGTGATACATGGTTAATGACGCTGGATCAGGACAATCGGGTACCGGCTCTGTTGCAACAGTTGATTGCTTCAGGGGCTGGAGTACATGAAGTCGTGCGCAAGCAGCAATCACTGGAAGACGTATTTCTGTATTGGGTGAAGAGAAAGGAGGGGGAACGACATGTGGCCGATCATCAAAATCACGTATAG
- a CDS encoding DUF977 family protein, producing the protein MIRVLIIEDDLRIAEVNRRFVEKVEGYEVIGIATNGQEAKDQMEILQPDLVLLDIYFPDMDGLDFLSIIKEQFPATDVIMLTAAKEVDAVVEAIRYGVFDFITKPLIFARLQQTLRNYQEFRQKVSDWKKDTDQISQAQIDELIARTGQKKTTETRAVKGIDQITLDKISGFLMQTQEATTDLVSKETGISRSTARRYLEYLVAKGDAIADLSYGVVGRPERVYKSVGRQKE; encoded by the coding sequence GTGATACGGGTACTCATTATTGAAGACGACCTGAGAATTGCAGAGGTAAACCGACGCTTCGTGGAAAAAGTGGAGGGGTACGAGGTGATTGGCATTGCCACGAATGGGCAAGAGGCCAAGGACCAAATGGAAATTTTGCAGCCCGATCTCGTGTTGCTCGACATTTATTTTCCGGATATGGACGGCCTCGATTTTTTGTCGATCATAAAGGAGCAGTTCCCTGCAACAGATGTCATCATGCTGACAGCTGCCAAAGAAGTGGATGCGGTTGTAGAGGCGATTCGCTACGGCGTATTCGATTTTATTACCAAGCCGCTTATCTTTGCTCGCCTGCAACAAACGTTACGGAATTATCAGGAGTTCAGGCAAAAGGTGAGTGATTGGAAAAAAGACACCGATCAAATCAGTCAAGCCCAAATCGATGAGCTCATTGCCCGGACAGGCCAGAAGAAGACAACCGAGACAAGGGCAGTCAAAGGTATTGATCAAATTACGTTGGACAAGATTTCTGGCTTTCTCATGCAGACGCAGGAGGCTACGACGGATTTGGTCAGCAAAGAAACAGGCATTAGCCGTTCAACAGCAAGGCGATACCTAGAATATTTAGTAGCCAAAGGAGACGCCATCGCAGACCTTTCGTACGGTGTCGTCGGACGTCCAGAGCGCGTATACAAGAGCGTTGGACGGCAAAAAGAATAA